The nucleotide sequence TTGTTATTATTTCTGAATCTCATCTAACTATTCACAGTTTTCCTGAGCATGGTTATGCAAGTATTGATGTTTATACGTGTGGAGATCGAATTGATCCTAACGTAGCTGCTGATTACATTTCAGAAGCATTAGGCGCTAAGAAACGTGAAAACTTGGAAGTTCCTCGTGGAATGGGTCCAATTTCCGTTGCCAAATCAAAAGTTACTGCTCAATAATTAAAAACAGAATGTAAGCGAGGTGTGAGATTTCACACCTCTTTTTTATTTCACTAAAAATAGGGAATAATACGATACAAATTACGTTGCTTTGGAGGACTACTATGTTTAGAAAACTTCAAAATCTTATGGAAAGCCATGCAGAAACGAGTGAACAGCATGTAGACGAAAGGCTTAAAACACATTATTTTAAAGCTAATAAGCATGAAGTAATGAGAGTTATTAAACAAATCTTAGATGAGGATACCAATTTTCAGGAACTTGGTTTTTCAGAAGAAAGGGGAGAGGTAACCTTTGAGGTAAGACAGCCTAAGAATGCATTTGTTGTAGTAAGTGTCGTAACAGTGAAGCCAAATCGTACAGCTGTAGACCTTAATGTTTCTACAGAATCTGCTCTTCCCTTTAATTTCGGCAATAATCAGAGACTGATCACGAGCATTTACGAAATGTTAAAACAAAAGCTTACGTTTATTGGGACGTCTATGGCTGAAAAATTGTAGGAATAGCTTGTCACATTCCTCCCTTTTCTTTAAGATAGATATAGAATAGAAAATTTTTTGGGGATGATTACAATGAGGTGTCCTACTTGCCAGCACAACGGAACAAAAGTGCTTGATTCAAGACCTGTACATAGCGGAAGGTCCATTCGCCGACGAAGGGAATGTGAATCTTGCAGCTATAGATTTACTACATTTGAAACGGTAGAACAAACACCGCTTATCATTGTTAAAAAGGGCGGGGAACGGGAAGAATTCAGCCGCGAAAAGATTCTTCGTGGGCTTATTAAAGCATGTGAAAAGAGACCTGTTCCCTTGGAAACACTTGAAAATATAGTAGATAGTATTGAAAAAGAATTGCGAAACTCAGGTGCATCTGAAATTTCAAGTACAGCTGTTGGTGAACAGGTAATGGAACACTTGTCTAAAACGGATGAAGTTGCTTATGTAAGATTTGCTTCAGTTTATCGCCAATTTAAAGATATTAACGTCTTTATACAGGAACTTAAGGAACTCATTAACAAAGAGGAGCGTTAAAGCGTCTGGTATACTGCTGTAACGCTCTTTTTGTTCCTTTAACATAAAACAGTTATGAAGAGATAAAAAACGTAAAATACATTGTAATTATGGCTGACGATTAAAACGATCTGTCGGCCACATTACTTTTATAACTTATCATTTATAAAGGGTGAAAACGATGACGGTACATTTTCAGGAAGTCGTGCCCGTTGATGCGTATTCCGTCCAGTGCAAGGGTGTATTACATGAAGGAGATCACAAAGTTCTCACCATGCTTTATCAGCCATTGATTGGCGCTTTTGCACATAGTTTATACATGACATTATGGTGCGAAGCAAATATGGATCGACAGGCACAAAAACACCAGCACCTTATGAACGTAACTCAGTTCTCATTAAAAGATATTTTATCCGGCAGAAAGAAATTAGAAGCGATCGGACTGCTAAAAACATATAAGAGAGATGGAGAGAGCTCAAGAGAATATTTGTATGAGCTTCAACAACCTCTATCTCCAAATGCATTTTTTACAGATGGTTTTTTAAGTATTTACTTATTTAATCGACTAGGAAAAGCGAAATTCACTGAAGTAAGAGAATCATTCTATATTCCTCAATTAGATGTTTCGGGTTTTAAGGATGTGACAGCTTCGTTTAGCGATGTGTTTACTTCGCTGCATCCATCTGAGATGTCTTCAAAGAGTTATGCCGAGATATCAGAAAATGTGCTTCCAGAAGATGCCGCTTTACATGAAAAAGGAGTTCATGGGAAAGTTGTACTAGGTGAGTCTACTTTTGATTTTGAGGCGATGGTAAACCAGATTTCTGCTTTCATCGTCCCTAAAGAGGTTCTTACTCCTAAATTGAAGGAAGCAATCTATAAACTGGCTTATATCTACCAGCTGCAGCCAATGGATATGAGCAAGCAAATCCAAAACGTATATTACTCAACAGGTGAGATTTCTGCGGAAAACTTAAGAAGAGAAATTCAAAAGTGGTATCGTTTTGAACACGAAGAGGGGCTTCCGGTTTTGGCTTTGAAAACACAACCGGTTCCTTTAAAGGCACTGCATGGGATGCAGCCGCAAACAAAAGAAGAAGAGCTTATTAAGTATTTTGAAGAAGTGTCACCATACCGTCTTCTAGAAGACTACTCTGGTGCAACACCTTCGGAAGTTGATCTGAAACTAGTTGCGTATTGTATGCTCGATCAAAACTTAACACCAGGAGTTACAAATGTGCTTTTGGATTACGTGTTATCTGAGAATGACATGAAACTTGCAAAAGGACTAATTGAACGAATCGCATCACATTGGGCTCGTAAAAAAGTGCAAACCGTAACGGAAGCTATGGCGCTTGCTCGTGATGAAAAACGAAAATATAAAGAATGGCAAGATAAAAAGTCAAATTCAAGATCGTATAGAGATAATAATAAACCGAATGTAACAGTACCAGATTGGCTGAAGCAAGAAAAGGCTCCAACTAGTCAGCCAGATGAGACGAGTTCAAGTTCTACAGAAGATGAAAATCGCAAATGGCTAGAGAGCTTGTTAAATAGTTCGAAATAAAGGGGGGAACAACATGGAATCCATAAAGGAATCTGTTAAACACATGCCGGGTTTTGATAAGTTTCAAGAGAGATATGAGCAAATGAAACAACAAGTTCTATCTGACCCGGGTGTCATGCGTTTTTTAAGAGAAAACCCTGACATATCAGATGTCCACGCGGAAAAATTATTGTCCAGTTTTTACACCTTTAAGAACGAACAACATGCCTGCCGCAATTGCCCTGGTTTAGAGAAATGTCCTAACCTTATGCAAGGGTACAGATCGGAACTGACGAAAGTCAGACAAACTGTAGAACTTCGATACAAACCGTGCGAGCTGAAAATTCTTGATGAACAAAAGAAAACGATGACTTCATTAATTAAAAGCTATTTTATTCCAAAAGAGATTTTAGAAGCAAGGTTCGATCGTTTGTATAAACATAGTATTGATGAAACAAGACGAAATGCTATCTCAAAGGCGTATGAGTTTGTCCAAATGGCAGGTACAGACCAACAAGTAAAAGGCATTTATTTTTATGGTAAGTTCGGTGTGGGTAAAACGTATTTACTCGGTGCAATTGCAAATGGATTAGCTGAAAAGGGCATTCATTCATTGATCATCCACACACCGGAGTTTCTGCGAGAGATGAAATCATCACTTTCTGATGGCAGTTTTGATTCTAAAATGGAACTATTAAAAACGGTCCCTGTATTAATGTTGGACGATATTGGTGCTGAAAACATGACTAATTGGGTAAGAGACGAGATTATCGGAGTTATCCTTCAATATCGAATGATGGAGAAGCTGCCAACTTTGTATACATCCAATTGTGATTATGACATGCTTCAGCAGCACCTGTCTTATTCGCAAAAAGGCGGCCTCGATGAAGTGAAAGCTCTTAGGATCATGGAGCGCATTAAACATTTAAGTTCTCCAGTATTCATGGGCGGCAATAAAAATTTCAGAGAAGACTATTAATATCGGTTTCTGCTCTTTCTAGGGCAGAAGCTTTTTTTCGTTTTAAAGCTAATATCCAAAATGAGTGTTTTATATGATTTGTCCCTTTTCTTCTGTGACAGTTTGATTAGAGTGTAAGGTGCGTGCCTACCACATGAAAATCTTCTCGCAAGGCATGCGACGAGGAAGCTCACTGAGGTAGCATTTACTTGTAGACGCAGGAGCAAGAATACTTTCTTGAGGCGGGCAGGTGAGACACTTAAAAGTGAAACGTACGAATGTGGCCCACCGCCTGCCCCGCGGAAAGCGAGCATCTGAAACGGAAATCAAACACTTCCAAGAACAACATAGGTTATGAAAATAGTCTTCTTTATAACCCAAAGCTGTCTCTTCTGCTAAAATATGATAGGATAAGAACAGATGAGATCTTAAGAAATTGTATTCGGAGGTTACCGATGAGTATAGAATCGATTTTACAAAAAGCTTTAGATGGCGAACGTTTATCGGTAGAAGACGCCGTTAAACTTTATGAAAGTGATGAAGTAGAACGTATGGGAGAAGTTGCGGATATTATTATGAAAAGGTGGCACCCAGAACCGATCACCACTTTTGTAATAGGACGCAACGTAAACTATACAAACTTTTGTGATACATATTGCAGGTTCTGTGCCTTCTACAGAGCACCAGGAAGTGAAGAAGGTTATGTATTGGACGATGAAGTAATCTTCCAAAAAATACAGGAAACCGTTGATGTTGGCGGTACAGAAATCTTAATGCAAGGTGGAACAAACCCAAATCTGCCGTTTAGCTATTATACCGACTTATTGCGTGAAATAAAGAAACGGTTTGATATTACGATGCATTCTTTCTCTCCGGCTGAAGTGTGGAAGATGGTTGAAGTATCAGGGCTATCTCTTGAAGAAGTACTTCGTGAACTGAAAGAAGCTGGTCTTGATTCGTTGCCTGGTGGAGGAGCGGAGATTCTGGATGATCGTACACGTAAGAAGATAAGCAGATTAAAAGGTTCTTGGACCGAGTGGATCGAGTGTATGAAGACAGCTAAAAAAGTAGGGCTTCATTCTACTGCGACGATGGTAATTGGATTTGGAGAAACGTTTGAAGAGAGAGCTCTTCATTTAAAACGAGTTCGCGATGCTCAAGATGAAGCGGATTGCTTCCTGGCTTTTATTTCGTGGACGTTCCAACCTGACAATACAAATATGAAGGCAGAGAAGACAACGCCAAGAGAATATTTGAAAAACGTTGCCATCTCTCGTATCTTCTTAGATAACATTCCAAACTTCCAATCCTCTTGGGTAACAATGGGTCCTGAAGTTGGAAAAAAATCTCTTCATTATGGCTGTAACGATTTTGGCAGCACGATGATGGAAGAGAACGTTGTTTCAGCTGCTGGGACAACACACAAAGTAAACACAAACTTAACGCTTCGCTTAATTCGTGAAGCAGGTAAGATTCCTGCACAGCGAAATACAAAATATGAAACGCTTCGTGTTTTTGAAGAAGAGGAAAAAGCAGAAAAAGATTTTGTTATGCAAAACTAGTGGAGAACACCTGACATGAATTCGTGTCGGGTGTTTTTTAATGTGTGAATACCGTTATGACTTTTGTCACAGCGGTAATTTTTATAAAGCATTATTCTGTAGATGTAAAACGTGAGGAGGAATGAAGATGCCGCAGCTTCAAAAAAATGTAAAGGAAGAAGTGGAAGTAAAAAAAGAAAGAGAGTTGTTAGGCACTCTTATATCAGTAATGGGTGTAGGATTATTTATCGTTTTATCATGGACGGCAATTTATTTGCTGTACCTTTCACGTTAGGAGGTTGAAACATGCATATTCATAGATATGAAAAGATTTGGCTCTGGTCTGGCGCAGTGTGTTTAACGCTTTTTCTATTAATTGTAGGTGTATCAGCATTTGCTATGGGGAATCAGCCACCTAGTCATATGGAAACAATTGATCCAGAAAAAGCTGTAACTACTCCTCCATTTGATAACCCAGGTTTTACAAAGGTTGGAGAAAAGGAATATGAAGCGGTTATGCTTGCACAAGCTTTTACGTACACTCCTTCTAAAATGTCTGTACCTAAAGGCTCTACCGTCCATTTTAAAGTAACAAGCACTGATGTGGTTCACGGTTTTGAAATTCCATCAACGAATGTAAACATGATGATTACTCCAGGGTATGTAAGTGAAATCTCTTATACGTTTACAAAACCCGGCAAGTATCTCATTTTATGCAATGAATATTGTGGAGCAGGTCACCAAGTCATGGCAGTAACCTTGGAGGTGACAGCATGATTGATAAAAGAGACGCTCACTTAAGTTTAGCTTTTTTGACGGTTAGTTTCATTGCTCTTTTTATTGGGGCAATAGCAGGGTTATTGCAGACGTTTGTAAGAAGCGGTGCAATTGAACTTCCATTTTCTATAGGCTATTATCAGCTGTTAACGGCTCATGGGGTATTGTTGGCACTTATTTTTACGACTTTTTTCATTTTAGGATTTTTATACGCTGGAATTAGTAAAACGATGGGAACTCTTTACGACGTACCAAGGCGAACAGGCTGGCTTGGGTTTGTGATGATGACTTTTGGTACTGGTTTAGCAACGGTATTTATTCTTTTAAACAAAGCAACGGTTCTTTACACCTTCTATGCTCCACTCCAAGCATCCCCTTGGTTTTACATTGCTCTCGTTCACGTTGTTGTGGGAAGCTGGTTATGTGCTTTTTCGATGTGGAACCAATATTACATTTGGAAAAGCAGAACAAAAAATAAACTTTCTCCTCTTTTTAGCTACATGGCAGCTATGACTATGGCATTATGGTTTGTTGCAACCCTTGGGTTAGCGGCAACGGTTCTTCTTCAATTTATTCCATGGTCGATCGGTTGGGTTGATAAGATTGATATCTTAATTAGCAGAACTCTCTTTTGGTATTTCGGACATCCGCTCGTATACTTCTGGCTGCTGCCAGCTTATATGTGCTGGTATGTAGTGATTCCAAAGATTATAGGTGGGAAAATATTTAGTGATGCTTTAGCTAGGCTCTCCTTCGTATTGTTTTTATTATTTAGTATTCCAGTAGGGTTTCACCATCAGTTGCTGGAACCTGGAATCTCGCATACGTGGAAGTTTTTCCAAGTGGTTTTAACGTTTATGGTTATTGTTCCTTCTTTGATGACTGCCTTTTCTATGTTTGCTGTATTTGAAACAGCAGGCAGAAAAAAGGGAGCAAGGGGTTTGTTTGGCTGGATTAAAGTTTTGCCTTGGAAGGATGTGCGATTTTTCGCTCCTATGATGGGTATGCTGATTTTTATCCCGGCAGGAGCTGGAGGTATCATCAATGCTAGCCATCAGTTAAACCAAGTTATTCATAACACGCTGTGGGTAACAGGCCACTTTCATTTAACAGTAGCATCAACCGTTGCACTCACTTTTTTTGGCATCTGTTACTGGCTCATTCCTTACCTTACAGGACGGACGTTAACGCCTAGAATGAATAAGCTGGGAATCATCCAAACTATCATGTGGACCGCAGGAATGGCGATTATGTCGGGTGCGATGCATATAGTTGGTCTGTTCGGTGCACCACGAAGAACTTCGTATACGACTTATGCAGATCATTCACAGGCAGTTGATTGGATTCCTTATCAGGTCGCCATGGCAGTGGGTGGAACAATCCTCTTTTTAGCTATCATACTATTGATGTATATTGCTTGGTTTCTCGCCTTTAAAGCTCCTAAAGGTGTTGTGGACTTTCCGGTAGGAGAGGTAGAAGAAAATGCAGTATCCACTCCTGTCATTCTTGAAAACTGGAAGCTTTGGGTCGGCATTTGCGCTGCACTGATCCTTATCGCGTACACCGTTCCTTTTTGGCACATGATTGAGCATGCACCCCCAGGTTCACCAGGTTATAAGTTTTGGTAAGAAAAAAGCTTGTAGACACAGTCGTCTACAAGCTTTTCTTTTTTTGTTCATGAAAAAATACATAATTAATTTGGCGCAAAAATTTTGCTGTATCTTTATTGTTCTCGCTTAATTGTTTTTGAAGGACACTCAATACACTTTTATCAAACAAACTATTAGTAAAGCAGGTCTTCGATTCCTCTTGATAGAGAATACCTTGAGTTTGAAAGTATTCCTTCGTTTTTTTCATTTCTTTAAAAGTATGAATACCAGAAAAGCCCTTGGATTCATGAAGCAGCCAAACCTCGTCTGAAACAGCCAAGGATAATGAAGTATGAAGAGACGATAATGGATCTGCCCCTTTGTAGAAAGGAACAAGAATGCGTGCTTGATTCTTAACAAACGGTAAATAAAGTGAGGGCTGATTGCTGATCAAAATCTTTTCTTGAAAATAAGGTTCAAGTTCTTGCAATATGTGTGGTACAGTATTCGTTTTGTGACAAGCTGGGTGTATTTCCGTTAAAATAACTGCTGCTGTCATTTAAATAACCTCCTTCTAACAAAAGGATAATTCAAATACATTTTAGGGGATGTATCAAAAATCACACATTGTTCACAGTTGGTGTGATAAAAATCACACTCGTTATTTCGTTTGTGGATTATAATGGAAATAAGTAAAGCGGGGAGGTTTTATTGATGGGTGCCTGCACGCAACAGTCAAATTTTTGTTCATATCAAAATACCGATGTATTTTCAAAGAAATCATTTCAATATTTAGAGAACCTTATGTATTCGAAAAAAGTGGAAAAAGATCATTATTTATTTGTTGATAACGATCCTGCCGATCGTCTGTATTACTTGAAACAAGGACAGATTAAAATTACTAAAATGAACGAAGATGGAAAAGAACTCGTCTTATATATTTTTCAAGAAGGCGATCTTATTGGCGAATTAGGCATTTCAACAAACTCACGATACAGCTACAGTGCAAAAGCAACGAGAACGTGTGAAGTAGGAATCATACAGCAAAAAGATCTTGAAACGATTATTTGGCAGCATGGTGAAGTAGCGGTTGAATTCATGAGATGGATGAGTAATATGCATGCAATTACTCGATCCAAGTTTAGAGATTTAATGCTTTATGGAAAAAAAGGAGCGCTATGCTCGACATTAATCAGGCTTGCAAATTCTTATGGAATAATGACACCGGATGGAATTGTGCTATCCCAGCACTTCACAAATACTGATCTTGCAGAACTTATAGGTACATCACGAGAAACGGTAAACAGAATGTTAAGCCAGTTAAAAAAAGAGGGTGCCGTTGTTTATTCAGAAGGAACAATTAAAATTACCTCTTTGGAGTATTTGAAAACAGCCTGCAGCTGTGAAGATTGTCCAATCGAGATTTGCAGAATATAATTGTTCAATTAAGAGACTCCTAGATGGGGTCTTTTTGTTTAACACAATTTTCTAAAGGATTGTTGTTTTGCTTTGTTGTTGTTCCAAAGAAACCTTTGACAAGCTAAGTGGAGTGTAAGGTGCGTGTCTACCACCATGGGATGCAACGAGGAAGCTCGCGTCGGTAGCATTTACTTTTAGACGTAGAGCAAAGATCATTTTTATTTTCTTCTGTGAAAGTTGATTGTAGTGCAAGTTGGGAGACTACGGCTAGTACAGGCGGGCAGGTGAGACACTTAAAAGTGAAACGTACAAATGTGGCTCACCGCCTGCCTCGCGGAAAGCGAGCACCTGGAACGGAAATCAACCACTTCCAAAAGCATCAAAGTTTACGAAAACAGCAATTTCTAAAAATAATTATCTTAATTTTCCTTATATTTTAAATTTTGTGTATAATATAAGAATATTTAGAATAAAGGGGGAAACAAAATAATGAACATGAAACGAAAATTTAAAATGGGACTTATCGGTTTATCTGCTGCTTTCCTTGTAGCCTGTTCGTCTTCAGGAGATAAGTTAACGATTGGAACAGATGCGGCATATGCCCCTTTTGAATCCTTGGATGGGGACAAGATTGTCGGATTTGATGTGGATTTACTTGATGCTGTGATGAAAGAAGCAGGATTAGAATACGAAATGAAGAACACAGGGTGGGAGCCTCTCTTTATTGCCTTAAAAAATGAGGAAGTATCTGCAGGTATTTCTGCCATTACAATTAATGATAAAAGAAAAAAAACGTATGATTTTTCTTCACCGTACTTTGAATCCGTAAATATGATCTTAGCAAAAGAAGGAACATCTATTAAGAGTGCAAAAGACCTTGAAGGAAAGAAAGTAAGTGTTCAAAACGGGACAACCGGTCAAGAAGCTCTAGAAAAAATGTTCGGGAAAAATGAGAATATCAAAAAGTTTGATAACAATACACTGGCTATACAAGCATTATTGAACGGTGAAGTAGAAGCGGTTGTTGCGGATAATGCAGTTGTTCAGGAGTATGAAAAGAATAACCCTGATAAAAAATTAGTGACGATCAGTGATAAAGATAGTTTTGAAAGTGAATTCTACGGTATCATTTTCCCTAAAGACGGGGAGCATCAAGATGAGATCAACAAGGCTTTGAAAAAAGTAATTGATGATGGCAAGTATGCTGAAATCTATAAAAAATGGTTTGGTGAAGAGCCGAATGTAGATGTGCTGAAACAATAAACTATCTTTGGAGGTCTACATGGAATTGTCTTTACAAATAATTGGTGAGTATATGCCTCTGTTCTTAAAAGGAACATGGGTTACAATCCAGCTTTCATTGCTAGCCATTCTTTTTGGCACCATATTAGGATTGTTTATTGGACTCGGGAAAATGATGAAACAGTCATACATAAGTCTTCCTTGTGTCTGGTATATCAGTTTTTTTCGAGGAACTCCATTATTAGTTCAGATTCTTTTGATTCATTCAGCACTAATGCCGATTTTTATGAAGCCGCCTAATGTATTTGTATCCAGTGTTCTAGCTCTGTCACTGAATGCGGCAGCATATATTGCGGAGATCTTCAGAGCAGGTATTCAATCGATCGACAAAGGGCAGATGGAAGCTGCGCGATCTCTAGGAATGAACAATGTACAAGCTATGAAAAATGTAATCCTTCCGCAAGCTTCAAGAAGAATGATTCCTCCGCTTGGGAATGAATTTATTGTTCTGATTAAGGATTCATCACTCGTTTCCATCATTGCTACACCTGAATTGATGTATTATGCGAGGGCCATGATGGGGGAATACTACCGGCCGTGGGAACCCTATATGACCGCAGCCTTGATGTATCTGCTCCTAACTCTTGGGATGGCATATATCTTATCAAAAATTGAACGTAAATTTGTTTATGATTAAACAACCCGATCTACTGGGTTGTTTTTTCGTTTGTAAGTAACATGTTTTAGGACCTCGTCCCATATAGTGTATTATTGAGGATTTTATATGGGGGGGACTTATTTGGTCGCGATTGCTTTTTCACACCCATCAGATGGAATAGCTGTCTTGAAAAACATGATCAGGATAGCTGCAAAACATAAAATAAACCCTTCCTTTGCCAAATTATCTGAAACTTCTTCAAAAATTCTTGAACTGCACATACATGAGAAAAAATCGTTCATATTGGATGTGTTAACAGAATTTACACGGAATAAGGTAGAAGATATTTGTTTAAAGGAATTGATTGAACATGCTTTTTTTTACACAGATACCGCTGAACAAAAAGAAATTTTCGCCATAACAAAAAGTATTGTTTTAGGAGAGATCGAAGGAATTCCTGAGGTGAAGCATCTGCCAAACTTGAATGATCTGATTCGCAGACAGTGGGATTCTATCCTAGAAGCAAAAACAGAATTTTTAGAGTTTGAATCATTTATAAAATTTAGATTGAAAGAGTACTTAGCTACCTTGCTTAAGGTTGTTGAATGTGCGATCGATGAATATAAATTAGAACTTGAATACCAGATGTTTGTCGAACAGCTGCGGACTTGCTTAACCAAACAAAGATCTTTCTCGAAATCTGATATCATCATTATTTTTGAGAAAGAGCATGTGTTTCTTTTTGATGAACAGCAAAAACAGTTGTCACACACAGAATTAATGATGTTGCATGAAAAAGCTTTGAGGTTAACAAATGTTACAAATTTGGATGAAAGGCTTCTAGGTCCATTAATCGGATTATCACCCTCTTCAGCTAGAATATATGCTTATGACATCGATCACCCACTGCTTCAAACTGTAAAAAATATATTTCAAGAAAAGGTGACGATTAGTCCGATTGAGAGGATGACATATAAGGAACAACGGTACTATCGCAAAAAAAAGTCATAAACCTACAGAGCCCTCTTGCTTTTTGAAAAGTGACTGCATATAATAAATGTATAATTTTATCACTCAATCTGTATTGAAAAGGACACGAAGCAAATTTTTACGGTTTAAAGAGAGGGAAGTCTAGGCTGAAAACTTCCTATCACGGAAAATTGCTTTACCACCTTGGAACTTCAACGGTGAAATGTTTTCAGAGTATTCGTTGACGGCCGCAGTCCGTTACACTGTCCGAGTGCCGCAGCATATTTATTTGTTGTGGAACAAGGGTGGAACCACGAGATAATCACTCGTCCCTTCTTTTAGGGACGGGTGTTTTTTGTTTTAAAAATAAAGGCTGTTTGAAGAATATTGCTTTCTAGCTTTTTTTCTCTTCATTGACAGTTGATTGGAGTGCAAGGTGCGAGACTCCTGGGGGAGCAGCGGGACAGGTGAGACACAGCAGATGCAGAGCGTCAAGGTGGCTCACCGCACGCCCCCCGGAAAGCGAGCATCCTGGAGCGGAAATCAACCACTTACAAGAGATACAAAGCTTAAACAGCTGAAATAAAAAAGGAGATGTTTAATATGTCGTCAATTTCAATCAAATTCCCAGACGGATCAGTCAAGGAATTTCCAAAAGGCGTTACTTCTGAACAAGTGGCAGAAAGTATCAGCCCAAGTTTAAAGAAAAAAGCAGTTGCAGGAAAAGTAAACGGACAATTATATGATTTTTCTCGTCCGATTGAAGAAGATGCTTCCATTGAAATCGTGATGCAGGATTCTAAAGAAGGTCTTGAAATGACAAGACACTCGAATGCCCACTTGCTTGCTCAAGCTCTTAAACGCCTTTACCCTGACGTGAAGCTAGGAATCGGACCTGTTATCGATAACGGCTTCTACTACGATGTAGATATGTCTCACAATTTAACACCAGAAGATCTTCCTGCGATTGAAAAAGAAATGAAGAAAATCGTTAACGAAAACCTGCCTATCGTGCGTAAAGAAGTAAGTCGCGAAGAAGCTCTTGAAATTTATGAAAAATTGAATGATCACTTAAAGCTTGAATTGATTCGTGACCTTCCTGAAGGTGAAAAGATCACTATCTATGAGCAAGGTGAGTTCTTTGACCTTTGCCGCGGGCCGCACGTTCCTTCGACTGGAAAGATCAAAGCGTATAAATTAATGAGTATCTCTGGAGCTTACTGGCGTGGTGACAGTGACAACCAAATGCTTCAGCGTATTTATGGCTCTGCATTCTTAAGCCAAAAAGATCTTGATGAGTATCTCCACTTTATTGAAGAAGCTCAAAAACGTGATCACCGTAAATTAGGAAAAGAATTAGAACTGTTCATGTTTTCTGAAGAAGCGCCAGGTATGCCGTTCTATCTTCCAAACGGCCAGACTATCCGTACTGAGCTTGAGAATTTCTCTCGCGAACTTCAGCGTCAAGTGGATTATGATGAAGTGCGTACGCCATTTATGATGAATCAGCGTTTATGGGAGCAATCTGGCCACTGGGATCACTACCACGAAAACATGTATTTCTCTGAAGTGGATGATACAAAATTTGCGATGAAA is from Fictibacillus sp. b24 and encodes:
- the speD gene encoding adenosylmethionine decarboxylase — encoded protein: MDTMGRHVIAELWGCDSEKLNDMKFIEETFVDAALKAGAEIREVAFHKFAPHGVSGVVIISESHLTIHSFPEHGYASIDVYTCGDRIDPNVAADYISEALGAKKRENLEVPRGMGPISVAKSKVTAQ
- a CDS encoding cytosolic protein translates to MFRKLQNLMESHAETSEQHVDERLKTHYFKANKHEVMRVIKQILDEDTNFQELGFSEERGEVTFEVRQPKNAFVVVSVVTVKPNRTAVDLNVSTESALPFNFGNNQRLITSIYEMLKQKLTFIGTSMAEKL
- the nrdR gene encoding transcriptional regulator NrdR, with translation MRCPTCQHNGTKVLDSRPVHSGRSIRRRRECESCSYRFTTFETVEQTPLIIVKKGGEREEFSREKILRGLIKACEKRPVPLETLENIVDSIEKELRNSGASEISSTAVGEQVMEHLSKTDEVAYVRFASVYRQFKDINVFIQELKELINKEER
- a CDS encoding replication initiation and membrane attachment family protein, which gives rise to MTVHFQEVVPVDAYSVQCKGVLHEGDHKVLTMLYQPLIGAFAHSLYMTLWCEANMDRQAQKHQHLMNVTQFSLKDILSGRKKLEAIGLLKTYKRDGESSREYLYELQQPLSPNAFFTDGFLSIYLFNRLGKAKFTEVRESFYIPQLDVSGFKDVTASFSDVFTSLHPSEMSSKSYAEISENVLPEDAALHEKGVHGKVVLGESTFDFEAMVNQISAFIVPKEVLTPKLKEAIYKLAYIYQLQPMDMSKQIQNVYYSTGEISAENLRREIQKWYRFEHEEGLPVLALKTQPVPLKALHGMQPQTKEEELIKYFEEVSPYRLLEDYSGATPSEVDLKLVAYCMLDQNLTPGVTNVLLDYVLSENDMKLAKGLIERIASHWARKKVQTVTEAMALARDEKRKYKEWQDKKSNSRSYRDNNKPNVTVPDWLKQEKAPTSQPDETSSSSTEDENRKWLESLLNSSK
- the dnaI gene encoding primosomal protein DnaI, with product MESIKESVKHMPGFDKFQERYEQMKQQVLSDPGVMRFLRENPDISDVHAEKLLSSFYTFKNEQHACRNCPGLEKCPNLMQGYRSELTKVRQTVELRYKPCELKILDEQKKTMTSLIKSYFIPKEILEARFDRLYKHSIDETRRNAISKAYEFVQMAGTDQQVKGIYFYGKFGVGKTYLLGAIANGLAEKGIHSLIIHTPEFLREMKSSLSDGSFDSKMELLKTVPVLMLDDIGAENMTNWVRDEIIGVILQYRMMEKLPTLYTSNCDYDMLQQHLSYSQKGGLDEVKALRIMERIKHLSSPVFMGGNKNFREDY
- the mqnC gene encoding cyclic dehypoxanthinyl futalosine synthase — encoded protein: MSIESILQKALDGERLSVEDAVKLYESDEVERMGEVADIIMKRWHPEPITTFVIGRNVNYTNFCDTYCRFCAFYRAPGSEEGYVLDDEVIFQKIQETVDVGGTEILMQGGTNPNLPFSYYTDLLREIKKRFDITMHSFSPAEVWKMVEVSGLSLEEVLRELKEAGLDSLPGGGAEILDDRTRKKISRLKGSWTEWIECMKTAKKVGLHSTATMVIGFGETFEERALHLKRVRDAQDEADCFLAFISWTFQPDNTNMKAEKTTPREYLKNVAISRIFLDNIPNFQSSWVTMGPEVGKKSLHYGCNDFGSTMMEENVVSAAGTTHKVNTNLTLRLIREAGKIPAQRNTKYETLRVFEEEEKAEKDFVMQN
- a CDS encoding cytochrome c oxidase subunit 2A, which gives rise to MPQLQKNVKEEVEVKKERELLGTLISVMGVGLFIVLSWTAIYLLYLSR
- a CDS encoding cytochrome c oxidase subunit II, with the translated sequence MHIHRYEKIWLWSGAVCLTLFLLIVGVSAFAMGNQPPSHMETIDPEKAVTTPPFDNPGFTKVGEKEYEAVMLAQAFTYTPSKMSVPKGSTVHFKVTSTDVVHGFEIPSTNVNMMITPGYVSEISYTFTKPGKYLILCNEYCGAGHQVMAVTLEVTA